One region of Bradyrhizobium betae genomic DNA includes:
- a CDS encoding ABC transporter permease codes for MFAYLVRRLFLMLVTLFGISVVIFFLLRIVPGNIVDILFAAAGYVDPADKANLEKELGIDRPLIVQYWHWISGFLRGDFGYSYVSEKPALQEILPRIPITARLAGLALLFSASIGIPLGVISAVRQGTRLDYALRVVSLSGLSLPSFWLGLLILTASVAMFNQMPIFNPNPATWLEAFATYAVPAAAVGFRSAALTMRITRSSMLEVLRQDYIRTARAKGASDAAVNYKHALKNAILPVITVIGIEAAFLIGGLIVTETVFNIPGVARFLVEAIRWRDYPIVQNLVMLIAVVVVSANFIVDMLYAVFDPRIRYTD; via the coding sequence ATGTTTGCCTATCTGGTACGGCGCCTGTTCCTGATGCTCGTGACCCTGTTCGGGATCTCGGTCGTCATCTTCTTCCTGCTGCGCATCGTGCCCGGCAACATCGTCGATATCCTGTTCGCCGCGGCCGGCTATGTCGATCCCGCTGACAAGGCCAATCTGGAGAAGGAACTCGGCATCGACCGGCCGCTGATCGTGCAATATTGGCACTGGATCAGCGGTTTCCTGCGCGGCGACTTTGGTTACTCCTACGTCTCGGAGAAGCCGGCGCTTCAGGAGATTTTGCCGCGGATCCCGATCACCGCCCGGCTCGCCGGACTGGCGCTGCTGTTCTCGGCCTCGATCGGCATTCCGCTCGGCGTCATCAGCGCAGTCAGGCAGGGCACGCGGCTCGATTATGCGCTGCGCGTCGTCAGCCTCAGCGGATTGTCCCTGCCCTCGTTCTGGCTCGGCCTGCTCATCCTCACTGCGTCGGTCGCGATGTTCAACCAGATGCCGATCTTCAATCCAAATCCCGCGACTTGGCTGGAAGCTTTCGCAACCTACGCCGTGCCGGCCGCCGCCGTCGGTTTCCGCAGCGCCGCGCTCACCATGCGCATCACGCGCTCCTCCATGCTGGAGGTGCTGCGGCAGGACTACATCCGCACCGCGCGCGCCAAGGGCGCCTCCGACGCCGCGGTCAACTACAAGCATGCGCTGAAGAATGCGATCCTTCCCGTCATCACCGTGATCGGCATCGAGGCGGCATTCCTGATCGGCGGGCTCATCGTGACGGAGACCGTGTTCAACATCCCCGGCGTCGCCCGCTTCCTAGTCGAAGCGATCCGCTGGCGCGATTATCCGATCGTGCAGAACCTCGTGATGCTGATTGCGGTGGTGGTGGTGAGTGCGAACTTCATCGTCGACATGCTGTACGCGGTGTTCGATCCGCGCATCCGGTACACGGATTGA
- a CDS encoding glutathione S-transferase family protein — MITLYHCDAARSFRPLWMLEEMGLAYELKMLPFPPRVFAKEYLALNPLGTIPFMVDGETKMTESSGICHYLGIKHGPTPLMVGPEDPAYGAFLNWMYFSDATLTFPQTLVLRYTQLEPEERRNPQVAGDYAKWFLGRLRAVEAATANAETLCAGRFTAADIVIGYALRLADNIGLAKDFGPNVAAYWARLQQRDGFKRAVAAEQKAGAEQNVAPRVRA, encoded by the coding sequence ATGATCACGCTCTATCACTGCGACGCCGCGCGCTCGTTCCGTCCGCTCTGGATGCTGGAAGAGATGGGGCTTGCTTACGAATTGAAGATGCTGCCGTTCCCGCCGCGCGTTTTCGCCAAGGAGTATCTCGCGCTCAATCCGCTGGGCACGATTCCGTTCATGGTCGACGGCGAGACCAAGATGACGGAGTCCTCCGGCATCTGCCACTATCTCGGTATCAAGCATGGGCCGACGCCGCTGATGGTCGGTCCCGAGGATCCCGCCTATGGCGCCTTCCTGAACTGGATGTACTTCAGCGACGCCACGTTAACCTTCCCGCAAACGCTGGTGCTCCGGTACACCCAGCTCGAGCCGGAGGAGCGCCGCAATCCGCAAGTCGCCGGCGATTATGCAAAATGGTTCTTGGGGAGGCTGCGCGCCGTCGAGGCAGCGACCGCGAATGCTGAAACCTTGTGCGCCGGCCGCTTCACCGCCGCCGACATCGTGATCGGCTACGCACTCCGCCTCGCCGATAACATTGGCCTGGCGAAGGACTTTGGGCCAAATGTCGCAGCCTATTGGGCACGATTGCAGCAGCGGGATGGCTTCAAGCGCGCGGTTGCTGCGGAGCAAAAGGCCGGCGCCGAACAGAATGTTGCGCCGCGGGTGCGGGCGTAG
- a CDS encoding ABC transporter ATP-binding protein — protein MTEALLEVTDLTKHYPVRAGVLRRQVGTVHAVDGVSFSVGVGETLGLVGESGCGKSTVARSVLRLVEPTSGQIRLDGEDITHLSKTALRPHRRSMQIVFQDPFASLNPRMSAGDIVGEPLAVHGLATGKALEARTAELFEQVGLRPDQMRNFPHQFSGGQRQRICIARALALGPRLIVCDEPVSALDVSIQAQVINLLIDLQRAHGFSYLFIAHDLAVVAHISHRVAVMYLGRIVEISGKDELFRNPRHPYTQALLASVPIANPLAKKLAPLVDGDVPSPVNPPPGCAFHTRCRFAMERCRTERPALMDAGDGHQVACLLNEGTGRGA, from the coding sequence ATGACCGAGGCCCTGCTCGAAGTCACCGACCTGACAAAGCACTATCCGGTACGTGCCGGCGTGCTGCGCCGGCAGGTCGGCACCGTGCACGCGGTCGACGGCGTCTCGTTCTCGGTTGGTGTCGGCGAGACGCTGGGCCTTGTCGGCGAATCCGGTTGCGGCAAATCGACGGTGGCGCGCAGCGTGCTGCGACTGGTCGAGCCGACCTCGGGCCAGATCCGCCTCGACGGCGAGGACATCACGCATCTGTCCAAGACCGCGCTGCGGCCGCACCGCCGTTCGATGCAGATCGTGTTCCAGGACCCGTTTGCCTCGCTCAATCCGCGCATGAGCGCAGGCGACATCGTCGGAGAGCCGCTGGCCGTGCATGGGCTTGCGACCGGCAAGGCGCTGGAGGCCCGCACCGCAGAACTGTTCGAGCAGGTCGGCTTGCGACCCGACCAGATGCGCAACTTCCCGCATCAATTCTCCGGCGGCCAGCGCCAGCGCATCTGCATTGCGCGGGCGCTGGCGCTCGGGCCGCGCCTGATCGTCTGCGACGAGCCGGTGTCAGCGCTCGACGTCTCGATCCAGGCGCAGGTGATCAATCTGCTGATCGATTTGCAACGCGCGCACGGCTTCTCCTACCTCTTCATTGCGCACGACCTTGCCGTGGTCGCCCATATCAGCCACCGCGTCGCCGTGATGTATCTCGGACGCATCGTCGAGATATCAGGCAAGGACGAGCTGTTCCGCAACCCGCGCCATCCCTACACGCAGGCGCTGCTTGCCTCGGTGCCGATTGCCAACCCGCTGGCGAAGAAGCTCGCGCCGCTGGTGGATGGCGACGTGCCGAGCCCGGTCAATCCGCCGCCGGGCTGCGCGTTCCACACCCGCTGCCGGTTTGCGATGGAGCGGTGCAGGACCGAGCGGCCGGCGCTGATGGACGCGGGCGACGGACACCAGGTGGCGTGCTTGCTCAATGAGGGGACGGGACGGGGAGCGTAA
- a CDS encoding ABC transporter permease, translated as MAAIDYDVELRRAGAYATGGWRRVLFLAQRHVLGAAGLVIMTLFVLTAIFADFIARYDPLTIDSTRALMRPSLAHWMGTDSFGRDVFSRIIHGARISLAVGIGSTTLGGTIGVIVGLTSGYLSGWVDLVFQRVSDVLQALPLLVLALIMTAALGPSLPNVIIAIAIPLIPTVSRVVRANTLALRELPFVEAAKSIGMSEVRIALRHVLPNTLAPLIVLATAQLGSTILTEASLSFLGLGIPEPYPSWGRMLSESAAEYVRTAPWLVIFPGIAISLAVFGANLFGDALRDILDPRQRG; from the coding sequence ATGGCCGCGATCGACTACGACGTTGAGCTGAGGCGCGCCGGCGCGTATGCGACCGGCGGCTGGCGGCGCGTGCTGTTTCTGGCGCAGCGACACGTGCTGGGCGCGGCCGGGCTCGTCATCATGACGTTGTTCGTGCTCACGGCGATCTTCGCGGACTTCATCGCGCGCTACGATCCGCTGACGATCGATTCGACCCGCGCGCTGATGCGCCCGAGCCTGGCGCACTGGATGGGCACGGACTCGTTCGGCCGCGACGTCTTCAGTCGCATCATCCACGGTGCGCGGATTTCGCTCGCTGTCGGCATCGGCTCGACCACGCTCGGCGGCACGATCGGCGTCATCGTCGGGCTGACATCCGGCTACCTCTCCGGTTGGGTCGACCTCGTCTTCCAGCGCGTCTCCGACGTCCTCCAGGCGCTGCCGCTGCTGGTGCTGGCCCTGATCATGACGGCGGCGCTCGGCCCGTCGCTGCCGAACGTCATCATCGCGATCGCCATTCCGCTGATCCCGACCGTGTCGCGCGTTGTCCGCGCCAACACGCTGGCGCTGCGCGAACTGCCCTTTGTCGAAGCCGCCAAGTCGATCGGCATGAGCGAGGTGCGCATCGCGCTCCGCCACGTGTTGCCGAACACGCTGGCGCCGCTGATTGTGCTCGCCACCGCGCAGCTCGGCTCGACCATCCTCACCGAAGCTTCACTCTCCTTCCTCGGCCTCGGCATTCCCGAGCCTTATCCATCCTGGGGACGCATGCTGTCGGAATCCGCCGCCGAATATGTCCGCACCGCGCCGTGGCTGGTGATCTTCCCGGGCATCGCGATCAGCCTCGCCGTGTTCGGCGCGAATCTGTTCGGCGACGCCCTGCGCGACATCCTCGATCCCCGGCAGCGCGGCTGA
- a CDS encoding acetyl-CoA carboxylase biotin carboxylase subunit: MRNGSVQHRPFLKILIANRGEIALRVMRSARRLGLGVVAVYSDADRDALHVRQADQAVRIGEALPAQSYLNIPAIIAAAKASGADAVHPGYGFLAENEDFAQACKDAGLVFIGPSPQAILAMGNKAGAKEIMKKAGVPIVPGYQGADQGDEVMLAEARKIGFPVMIKAVAGGGGRGMRLVTDATSFPDALRSARSEAKAAFGDPAVILERAIQNPRHIEIQVFGDSHGNAIHLGERDCSVQRRHQKLIEEAPSPAVTPELRAKMGEVAVAAVKALRYEGAGTLEFLLDPSGEFYFMEMNTRLQVEHPVTEAITGLDLVELQLRVARGEPLPLKQQEIRFSGHAIEVRLCSEDAAQDFMPQSGRMACWQVPDGIRVEHALQSGTEIAPFYDSMIAKVISHGATREEARGRLIVGLEQLVALGVTTNQAFLLSCLRHPGFAKGEATTAFIAAHRDELLAPPANGAFGAALAGLLLYVTNPQALAWRSGRSLAATFPLPARVEISGHAHALEVTRERDGSYTVAIDGHQARFEIDQLDPAAIRFHHDGVMDSAKFLRDGDRLYLQHRGIPLAVTDLTLAAPKAAASNGGDGKVRAAMNGRVVAVLVKPGDRVTAGQPVLTLEAMKMEHVHKAGIDGVIAAIGVAEGEQVTTGRIVAEIGV; this comes from the coding sequence ATGAGGAACGGATCAGTGCAGCACCGGCCGTTCTTAAAGATTCTGATTGCCAATCGCGGCGAGATCGCGCTCCGCGTGATGCGGAGCGCGCGGCGGCTCGGCCTTGGCGTCGTCGCGGTCTATTCGGACGCCGATCGCGATGCGCTCCATGTGCGGCAGGCCGACCAGGCCGTGCGCATCGGCGAAGCCTTGCCCGCTCAATCCTATCTCAACATCCCCGCCATCATTGCCGCCGCCAAAGCCAGCGGTGCGGATGCGGTGCATCCGGGCTACGGCTTCCTCGCCGAGAACGAGGATTTTGCACAGGCCTGCAAGGATGCCGGCCTCGTCTTCATCGGCCCGTCGCCGCAGGCGATTTTGGCGATGGGCAACAAGGCCGGCGCCAAGGAGATCATGAAGAAGGCCGGCGTACCTATCGTGCCCGGCTATCAAGGCGCCGACCAGGGCGACGAGGTCATGCTCGCGGAGGCCAGGAAGATCGGCTTCCCCGTCATGATCAAGGCGGTCGCCGGCGGCGGTGGCCGTGGCATGCGGCTCGTCACCGATGCGACCTCCTTCCCGGATGCGCTGCGTAGCGCACGGTCGGAGGCGAAGGCCGCGTTCGGCGACCCCGCTGTCATCCTCGAACGGGCGATCCAGAATCCCCGCCACATCGAGATCCAGGTGTTCGGTGATAGCCACGGCAACGCCATCCATCTCGGCGAGCGCGATTGCTCGGTGCAGCGGCGGCACCAGAAGCTGATCGAGGAGGCGCCATCGCCCGCGGTCACGCCGGAGCTGCGCGCGAAGATGGGCGAGGTCGCGGTCGCCGCGGTGAAGGCGTTGCGCTATGAGGGTGCCGGTACGCTGGAGTTCCTGCTCGATCCAAGCGGCGAGTTCTACTTCATGGAGATGAACACGCGCCTCCAGGTCGAGCATCCCGTGACCGAGGCGATCACCGGGCTCGATCTCGTCGAGCTGCAGCTGCGCGTCGCACGCGGTGAGCCGCTGCCGCTGAAGCAACAGGAGATCCGCTTCTCCGGCCACGCCATCGAGGTGCGGCTCTGCTCCGAAGATGCCGCGCAGGATTTCATGCCGCAGTCCGGCCGGATGGCGTGCTGGCAGGTGCCGGATGGCATCCGCGTCGAGCACGCGCTGCAATCGGGCACGGAGATCGCACCATTCTACGATTCCATGATCGCCAAGGTGATCAGCCATGGCGCGACGCGTGAGGAGGCACGGGGGCGATTGATCGTCGGTCTGGAGCAGCTCGTCGCTCTCGGCGTGACGACCAATCAGGCGTTCCTGCTGTCCTGCCTGCGGCACCCGGGCTTCGCCAAGGGCGAGGCGACGACGGCCTTCATTGCCGCGCATCGCGACGAGCTGTTGGCGCCGCCGGCAAACGGCGCATTCGGCGCAGCGCTCGCCGGCCTTCTGCTGTACGTCACCAACCCGCAGGCGCTGGCGTGGCGCAGTGGACGGAGCCTTGCGGCGACGTTCCCGTTGCCGGCGAGAGTGGAGATTTCAGGCCACGCGCACGCGCTCGAGGTTACGCGCGAGCGTGATGGCAGCTACACCGTCGCGATCGACGGACACCAGGCCAGGTTCGAGATCGACCAGCTCGATCCCGCCGCCATTCGCTTCCACCACGACGGCGTGATGGACAGCGCAAAGTTCCTGCGCGATGGCGACCGGCTCTACCTCCAGCACCGCGGCATCCCGCTCGCGGTCACCGATCTCACCCTCGCCGCGCCAAAGGCCGCCGCTAGCAACGGTGGCGACGGCAAAGTCCGCGCCGCGATGAACGGCCGTGTCGTCGCCGTTCTGGTCAAGCCGGGCGACCGCGTCACCGCCGGCCAGCCGGTGCTGACGCTGGAAGCGATGAAAATGGAGCATGTCCACAAGGCCGGCATCGACGGTGTGATCGCCGCAATCGGCGTTGCCGAGGGCGAGCAGGTGACGACGGGCAGGATCGTGGCGGAGATCGGGGTATAG
- a CDS encoding ABC transporter ATP-binding protein has product MTSKSDLVLEVKNLKTVFFTNSGLFRAVDDVSFTVSRGETLAIVGESGCGKSVTALSLMRLVPDPPGRIVGGSMSLEGTDLLALDEAQMRAVRGNRISMIFQEPMTSLNPVMRIGDQIAEAVRLHRNMSSKEARDIAVEMLRLVRIPEPARRAREYPHQLSGGMRQRAMIAMALACRPALLIADEPTTALDVTIQAQILALILDLQKELGTGLVLITHDLGVVAQTAQRVIVMYAGRKVEEASVEALFADPKHPYTRGLMASIPAVPASGVPVQERLNEIPGTVPSLVRLPPGCAFAPRCKLAIKRCQDEYPPLADWGSGHLAACWRAADVAEVA; this is encoded by the coding sequence ATGACGAGCAAATCCGATCTCGTGCTCGAGGTGAAGAACCTGAAGACGGTGTTCTTCACCAATTCGGGGCTGTTCAGGGCGGTCGACGACGTCTCCTTCACCGTGAGTCGGGGCGAGACGCTGGCGATCGTCGGCGAGTCCGGCTGCGGCAAGAGCGTCACCGCGCTGTCGCTGATGCGGCTGGTGCCCGATCCGCCCGGCCGCATCGTCGGCGGCTCAATGTCGCTCGAGGGCACCGACCTGCTGGCGCTGGATGAAGCGCAAATGCGCGCCGTCCGAGGCAACCGCATCTCCATGATCTTCCAGGAGCCGATGACCTCGCTCAATCCGGTGATGCGGATCGGCGACCAGATCGCCGAGGCGGTGCGGCTGCACCGGAACATGTCGTCGAAAGAAGCCCGTGACATCGCGGTCGAGATGCTGCGGCTGGTGCGCATCCCCGAGCCGGCGCGGCGAGCACGGGAATATCCGCATCAGCTCTCCGGCGGCATGCGCCAGCGCGCGATGATCGCAATGGCCTTGGCGTGCCGGCCGGCTCTGCTGATCGCGGACGAGCCGACCACCGCGCTCGACGTCACCATCCAGGCGCAGATCCTGGCGCTGATCCTCGACCTCCAGAAGGAGCTCGGCACCGGGCTCGTGCTGATCACGCACGATCTCGGCGTGGTCGCGCAGACCGCACAGCGTGTCATCGTGATGTATGCGGGGCGGAAGGTCGAGGAAGCCAGTGTCGAGGCGCTGTTCGCTGATCCAAAGCACCCCTACACGCGCGGGCTGATGGCCTCGATCCCGGCTGTACCGGCGTCAGGTGTACCTGTGCAGGAGCGGCTCAACGAGATTCCCGGCACCGTGCCCTCGCTGGTGCGGCTACCGCCGGGCTGCGCCTTCGCGCCGCGCTGCAAGCTCGCGATCAAGCGCTGTCAGGATGAATATCCGCCGCTCGCAGATTGGGGCAGCGGTCATCTCGCCGCGTGCTGGCGCGCGGCAGACGTGGCGGAGGTGGCATGA
- a CDS encoding 3-keto-5-aminohexanoate cleavage protein, whose product MSDKAVITCALNGVLTDPKQHNVPVTPEQMAREAKAAFDAGASVMHIHLRQQAPGKGHLPSWEVSVSREIQQAIREACPGVIINHTSGVSGPNYSGALDCIRETKPEIAACNAGSLNYLKVKADNTWAWPPMMFDNAVEKVKDYLDVMNAVGTVPEFECFDVGIVRCVGMYHQVGMYRGPLEYNFVMGVASGMPSDPDLLPILIKLKRPEAHFQVTAIGREEIWPLHERCAELGGHLRTGLEDAFYLADGKKVTSNGQLIEAIAACARRAGRDIASPAEARKIFGTNR is encoded by the coding sequence ATGAGCGACAAGGCCGTCATCACCTGCGCGCTGAACGGCGTGCTCACCGACCCGAAGCAGCACAACGTTCCCGTCACGCCCGAGCAGATGGCGCGCGAGGCAAAGGCTGCGTTCGACGCCGGCGCCAGCGTCATGCACATCCATCTGCGCCAGCAGGCGCCGGGCAAGGGGCATCTGCCGTCCTGGGAGGTCAGTGTCAGCAGGGAGATCCAGCAGGCGATCCGCGAAGCCTGCCCCGGCGTGATCATCAACCACACCTCGGGCGTATCAGGACCGAACTACAGCGGCGCGCTGGATTGTATCCGCGAGACCAAGCCTGAAATTGCCGCCTGCAACGCCGGCTCGCTGAATTATCTGAAGGTGAAGGCGGACAACACCTGGGCCTGGCCGCCGATGATGTTCGACAACGCGGTCGAGAAGGTGAAGGACTATCTCGATGTCATGAACGCGGTCGGCACCGTCCCGGAGTTCGAATGCTTCGATGTCGGCATCGTTCGCTGCGTCGGCATGTACCATCAGGTCGGCATGTACAGGGGCCCGCTCGAATACAACTTCGTGATGGGCGTGGCGTCCGGCATGCCGTCCGATCCCGATCTGCTGCCGATCCTGATCAAGCTGAAGCGCCCCGAGGCGCATTTTCAGGTCACCGCGATCGGGCGCGAAGAGATCTGGCCGCTGCACGAGCGCTGCGCCGAGCTCGGCGGCCATCTGCGCACCGGGCTCGAGGACGCCTTCTATCTCGCCGACGGAAAGAAGGTGACGTCGAACGGCCAGCTGATCGAGGCCATCGCCGCCTGCGCCCGCCGTGCCGGCCGCGACATCGCGAGCCCCGCCGAGGCACGGAAGATCTTTGGGACGAACAGGTAG
- a CDS encoding acyl-CoA carboxylase subunit beta, translated as MSILENTISPGSAAYRANHDGMLGLIDRMRALEERTRAASAAAKDRFHKRGQLLPRERVALVLDPGAPFIELSTLAGYMFDVPDANKSVPGGGVIAGIGFVSGIRCMVSANDAGIDAGALQPYGLDKTIRVQELALENKLPYVQLVESAGANLLRYRVEDFVRGGNIFRNLARLSAAGLPVVTVTHGSSTAGGAYQTGLSDYIVMVRGRTRAFLAGPPLLKAATGEIATEEELGGAEMHTQVSGLGDYLAEDDRDALRIAREIMAALEWERPGRADPQFKPPRYDQDELLGIMPMDHKRPVDMKQVIARIIDDSDFTEMAPNYGPATVCGHARIEGQAIGIITNNGPLDPAGANKATHFIQACCQTRTPILYLNNTTGYMVGKAYEEAGMIKHGSKMIQAVTSATVPQITIYCGASFGAGNYGMCGRGFHPRFCFSWPNARTAVMGGEQAAETMAIVTEAAAARRGKPVEKDQLEAMKAQIIGVFDGQMDVFSTSARVLDDGVIDPRDTRAVLSEVLAICREGDARTPQRMQFSVARP; from the coding sequence ATGTCCATTCTCGAAAACACCATTTCCCCCGGCAGTGCCGCCTACCGCGCCAACCACGACGGCATGCTCGGCCTGATCGACCGCATGCGCGCTCTGGAAGAGCGCACGCGCGCCGCATCCGCCGCAGCCAAGGACCGTTTCCACAAGCGCGGGCAATTGCTGCCGCGCGAGCGCGTCGCGCTGGTGCTCGATCCCGGCGCGCCCTTCATCGAGCTGTCGACGCTCGCCGGCTACATGTTCGACGTGCCGGATGCGAACAAGAGCGTGCCGGGCGGCGGCGTCATCGCTGGCATCGGCTTCGTCTCGGGCATTCGCTGCATGGTCAGTGCCAACGATGCCGGCATCGATGCCGGCGCGCTGCAGCCTTACGGCCTCGACAAGACGATCCGCGTGCAGGAGCTCGCGCTCGAGAACAAGCTGCCCTACGTCCAGCTGGTCGAAAGCGCCGGCGCCAATTTGTTGCGCTACCGCGTCGAGGATTTCGTTCGGGGCGGCAACATCTTTCGCAATCTCGCACGGCTTTCGGCGGCGGGGCTTCCAGTCGTCACAGTTACCCACGGTTCGTCCACCGCAGGCGGCGCCTACCAGACGGGCTTGTCGGACTATATCGTCATGGTCCGCGGCCGCACCCGCGCCTTTCTTGCCGGGCCGCCGCTGCTGAAAGCCGCGACTGGTGAAATCGCGACCGAGGAAGAGCTCGGCGGCGCCGAGATGCACACGCAGGTGTCCGGCCTCGGCGACTACCTCGCCGAGGACGACCGCGACGCGCTGCGCATCGCGCGCGAGATCATGGCGGCGCTGGAATGGGAGCGGCCGGGCAGGGCGGATCCGCAGTTTAAGCCGCCGCGCTACGACCAGGACGAATTGCTCGGCATCATGCCGATGGACCACAAGCGCCCCGTCGATATGAAGCAGGTGATCGCGCGTATCATCGACGATTCCGATTTCACCGAGATGGCACCGAATTACGGTCCTGCCACCGTCTGCGGTCATGCCCGCATCGAGGGGCAAGCGATCGGCATCATCACCAATAACGGCCCGCTCGATCCTGCCGGCGCCAACAAGGCGACGCATTTCATCCAGGCTTGCTGCCAGACCCGCACGCCGATCCTCTATCTCAACAACACCACCGGCTACATGGTCGGCAAGGCTTATGAAGAAGCCGGCATGATCAAGCACGGCTCGAAGATGATCCAGGCGGTGACGTCGGCGACGGTGCCGCAGATCACGATCTATTGCGGCGCCTCGTTCGGCGCCGGCAATTACGGCATGTGCGGCCGCGGCTTCCATCCGCGCTTCTGCTTCTCATGGCCGAACGCCAGGACCGCGGTGATGGGCGGCGAGCAGGCCGCCGAGACCATGGCGATCGTGACCGAGGCCGCCGCAGCCCGCCGCGGCAAGCCGGTGGAGAAGGATCAGTTGGAGGCCATGAAGGCGCAGATCATCGGCGTGTTCGACGGCCAGATGGACGTGTTCTCGACCAGCGCGCGCGTGCTCGACGACGGCGTCATCGATCCGCGCGACACCCGCGCGGTGCTGTCCGAAGTGCTTGCGATCTGCCGCGAGGGCGATGCACGCACGCCTCAACGCATGCAGTTCTCGGTGGCCCGCCCATGA
- a CDS encoding helix-turn-helix domain-containing protein, whose product MEDIGRESDHLMLITPERVFYAGLLGRPRKRTPGCCHVYVAVKGNLHLTIDDAPATGELFVTLPNQRHSIASDYRTAISVTLEPESMPDGVIEALAQRLTGPDRALYARKILAAYALLRQRRYGDITTAEFDEMCFGEALPRRVLDPRVMRAVARIGRFTGEPVTADTCAADAGLSASRFLHLFKEETGISFRSFRAWKRARHLLHFANQDLNLAHLAQDIGYPDSTHFSHSIRRFYGLKPRAIFVGSRDLAIYRSTETVRLAEAS is encoded by the coding sequence ATGGAAGATATCGGTCGCGAATCCGACCATCTGATGCTGATCACACCCGAGCGGGTCTTCTATGCCGGTCTGCTCGGCCGCCCTCGCAAGCGGACCCCCGGCTGCTGCCACGTCTATGTGGCCGTGAAGGGCAACCTGCATCTGACGATCGACGACGCCCCCGCTACCGGTGAGCTGTTCGTCACCCTGCCGAATCAGCGGCATTCCATTGCCAGCGACTACCGCACTGCAATCAGCGTGACGCTCGAGCCGGAGAGCATGCCCGATGGCGTGATCGAGGCCTTGGCCCAGCGGCTGACGGGACCCGACAGGGCGCTCTACGCCCGCAAGATCCTCGCCGCCTACGCGCTGCTGCGCCAGCGCCGCTATGGCGATATCACCACCGCCGAATTCGACGAGATGTGCTTTGGTGAGGCGCTGCCGCGCCGTGTGCTCGACCCGCGCGTGATGCGCGCCGTCGCCCGCATCGGCCGCTTCACGGGCGAGCCGGTGACCGCGGATACATGTGCCGCGGACGCGGGTCTCTCCGCCTCGCGCTTCCTGCACCTGTTCAAGGAGGAGACCGGCATCTCCTTCCGTTCCTTCCGCGCCTGGAAGCGCGCGCGGCATCTGCTGCACTTCGCCAACCAGGACCTCAACCTCGCCCATCTCGCGCAGGACATCGGCTATCCCGACTCGACCCACTTCAGCCATTCGATCCGCCGCTTCTACGGACTCAAGCCGCGCGCGATCTTCGTCGGCTCGCGCGACCTTGCGATCTATCGCAGCACCGAGACGGTGAGGCTGGCAGAGGCGAGTTAG